One genomic region from Sulfuriflexus mobilis encodes:
- the nrfD gene encoding NrfD/PsrC family molybdoenzyme membrane anchor subunit has translation MKPAIHYSTVEGRSLAYWGLLGFLGFVLLLGLGATWVMEHNGHHVTGMNNHVIWGMPHVFAVFMIIAASGILNVASIGSVFGKKMYKPLGRLSALLAFAFLAGGLMVLMLDLGRPDRLIIAATYLNPKSVFAWNILLYPGFFLAVLVYVWFMMERRMNQYSHQAGLFAFVWRLLLTTGTGSIFGFVVARQGYDAAVIAPMFIIMSFGFGLAIYILTLMAACRWTGRELGDGVLRTLKNLLGVFIAAIFYFVFVFHLTNLYGTENHGIERFILMDGGIYTQLFWIGWVVIGMLLPMAIVYHPSMGKSRNWIGIASGMVIVGGLASMYVIIIGGQAYPMPIFPGFETSSSFGDGQVAQYAPSIWEIGLGLGGVALAFAMTVFAIKVLPFLPNSLEDALVDPHFKPEPVPAAVEAEADAG, from the coding sequence ATGAAGCCAGCTATTCATTACAGTACAGTCGAAGGTCGCAGTCTTGCCTATTGGGGCTTGCTCGGTTTTTTGGGTTTCGTCCTGCTGCTCGGACTGGGCGCAACATGGGTGATGGAACATAACGGCCACCACGTGACCGGCATGAATAACCACGTCATCTGGGGCATGCCTCACGTTTTCGCCGTATTCATGATCATTGCCGCCTCTGGCATCCTCAACGTAGCCTCTATCGGCTCCGTGTTTGGCAAAAAAATGTACAAGCCGCTGGGGCGCTTATCCGCCCTGCTCGCCTTTGCCTTTCTCGCCGGTGGTTTGATGGTGCTGATGCTCGATCTGGGTCGCCCTGACCGTTTGATTATTGCCGCGACCTACCTGAATCCTAAGTCGGTATTCGCCTGGAACATCCTGCTCTACCCAGGTTTCTTCCTCGCCGTACTGGTTTATGTATGGTTCATGATGGAACGCCGCATGAATCAATACTCACACCAGGCTGGCCTGTTTGCCTTTGTCTGGCGTCTGCTGCTGACCACGGGTACCGGTTCCATCTTTGGCTTCGTCGTTGCCCGCCAGGGCTATGATGCCGCCGTGATCGCACCGATGTTCATCATCATGTCCTTCGGTTTTGGACTGGCGATTTATATCCTGACCCTGATGGCCGCCTGTCGCTGGACAGGTCGTGAACTGGGTGACGGCGTACTACGTACTCTAAAAAATCTGCTCGGTGTCTTCATCGCCGCTATCTTTTACTTCGTATTTGTCTTCCACCTGACGAACCTCTATGGCACCGAGAACCACGGTATTGAGCGCTTCATCCTCATGGATGGCGGCATTTACACCCAGCTGTTCTGGATCGGTTGGGTAGTCATCGGCATGCTGCTGCCCATGGCGATTGTCTATCACCCCAGCATGGGTAAGTCGCGCAACTGGATTGGTATTGCCAGTGGCATGGTAATCGTTGGTGGCCTGGCATCCATGTATGTCATCATCATCGGTGGCCAGGCCTACCCGATGCCTATCTTCCCCGGCTTCGAGACCAGTTCCAGCTTCGGCGATGGCCAGGTAGCGCAATACGCGCCGAGCATCTGGGAAATCGGTCTCGGCCTGGGTGGGGTGGCACTGGCCTTTGCCATGACCGTTTTTGCCATCAAGGTACTGCCCTTCCTGCCCAACAGTCTCGAAGATGCCCTGGTTGACCCGCACTTCAAGCCGGAACCAGTACCTGCAGCAGTGGAAGCCGAGGCTGACGCTGGCTAG
- a CDS encoding cobyrinate a,c-diamide synthase: MPHVLVSAAHKSSGKTTISIGLCAALAARGLQVQPFKKGPDYIDPMWLASASGRDCHNLDFYTMHREEIQDTFARFAYTADFSLIEGNKGLYDGLDLDGSNSNAALAKLLGAPVVLVLDARGMTRGVAPLILGYQAFDKDIHIGGVILNRLGGSRHEAKLRRVIEHYTDVPVIGAVHQHTDMAIVERHLGLMPSNEAQAARQHIDNIARHVSESVDLDKLLEIGKQASVITKPSSLTVTQVASDVRIAVARDEAFGFYYASDLQAMRDAGAEVVEFSTIDDMTLPENIDGLFIGGGFPESSMDKLAANQSMRESIHKAIENGLPSYAECGGLMYLSRSISWNADQHEMVGIIPGDIQMHEKPQGRGYVRIREVENFIWPNPDKKTEHQAHEFHYSSLDNFSPNSEYRFAYEVLRGHGIDAKHDGIIYKNMLACYTHQRHVESNPWAKRFTDFVRTKRSS; this comes from the coding sequence ATGCCCCACGTTCTCGTTTCTGCTGCCCATAAATCCTCCGGCAAGACCACCATCAGCATCGGCCTGTGTGCCGCCCTGGCAGCACGTGGCCTGCAGGTACAGCCATTCAAAAAAGGCCCTGACTACATCGACCCGATGTGGCTGGCCAGTGCCAGCGGCCGCGACTGCCATAACCTTGATTTCTACACCATGCACCGTGAAGAGATACAGGATACCTTCGCGCGCTTTGCCTACACAGCCGACTTCAGCCTCATAGAGGGCAACAAGGGCCTGTACGACGGCCTCGACCTCGATGGCAGTAACAGTAATGCCGCCCTGGCAAAGTTGCTTGGAGCGCCCGTGGTGCTGGTTCTGGACGCACGTGGCATGACTCGTGGTGTTGCGCCGTTAATCCTCGGCTACCAGGCCTTCGATAAAGATATCCATATCGGTGGCGTTATCCTCAATCGCCTGGGTGGTTCACGACACGAGGCCAAACTACGCCGCGTCATCGAACACTATACCGATGTACCCGTGATCGGTGCGGTGCACCAGCACACAGACATGGCCATAGTCGAACGTCACCTCGGGCTCATGCCCAGCAACGAGGCGCAGGCCGCCCGCCAACACATCGACAATATCGCCCGCCATGTTAGTGAGTCGGTTGATCTCGACAAGTTATTGGAGATTGGCAAACAGGCAAGTGTCATTACCAAGCCATCTTCTTTAACAGTAACCCAAGTTGCAAGTGATGTACGCATCGCCGTGGCGCGTGATGAGGCCTTCGGTTTTTATTACGCCAGTGACCTTCAGGCAATGCGTGATGCCGGTGCCGAGGTTGTTGAATTCAGCACCATCGATGACATGACCTTACCGGAAAACATTGACGGTCTGTTTATCGGTGGAGGCTTCCCGGAGAGTAGCATGGACAAGCTCGCTGCCAACCAGAGTATGCGTGAAAGTATTCACAAGGCAATTGAAAATGGCCTGCCCAGTTATGCCGAGTGTGGTGGCCTCATGTACCTGTCACGATCGATAAGCTGGAATGCAGATCAGCATGAAATGGTCGGCATTATTCCTGGTGATATCCAGATGCACGAAAAACCACAAGGTCGTGGTTATGTACGGATTCGTGAAGTCGAAAACTTTATCTGGCCCAATCCAGATAAAAAAACAGAACACCAGGCACATGAATTTCACTATTCCAGCCTGGATAATTTTTCCCCCAATAGTGAATATCGCTTTGCCTACGAAGTCCTGCGTGGACATGGGATTGACGCCAAGCATGACGGCATCATATATAAAAATATGCTAGCCTGTTATACACACCAACGTCATGTTGAAAGCAATCCGTGGGCAAAACGCTTCACTGATTTTGTGCGCACTAAGCGCAGTTCGTAA
- a CDS encoding HesB/IscA family protein has protein sequence MITITDAALEQIKKSASEGDMAGMSLRIAATKDKDGNIEYGMGFDNNKTDSDAVVSIGPLDVLIGESSRDLLTGATLDFVAIEGDEMHFIFINPNDPNQTPPAA, from the coding sequence ATGATAACGATTACAGACGCCGCACTTGAGCAAATTAAAAAATCTGCCAGCGAAGGAGATATGGCCGGCATGTCACTACGTATTGCTGCAACAAAAGACAAGGATGGCAATATTGAGTACGGTATGGGCTTTGACAATAACAAGACCGATAGCGATGCCGTGGTCAGCATTGGCCCACTAGATGTTCTGATTGGCGAATCATCGCGTGATTTACTCACCGGAGCCACCCTCGACTTCGTGGCCATCGAGGGAGATGAAATGCATTTTATCTTTATCAACCCTAACGACCCGAACCAGACGCCACCAGCAGCCTGA
- a CDS encoding ATP-binding protein, with protein MNSETTLHQSKISESTPFVPDDTLGARSANIVVSTLSRNRLLVPILGLLVTLLLFAATTFIGLFMPDQAQVVFVSQLLLLICGLFLLAYTVYRIRQQMLKPIAGLRNWSQRIRAGDLTTHIDLPPPGEFASVIQDINRLTEELHILTEEMDQRVREQTAHIANKSRSLEILYDITTSLSSTGSLDELLEQFLDTLMTLVDANAASVRLVDGLQTRLVASRGMTKQIREEDQLVDMNRCLCGRISQHGGLGIQKGIEACNQFLSCPVVKGTCSEMVVVPLQYQDRILGVYNLFLERPSSELGKDARDLLNSIGKHLGLAIAKSRLDINARRLAIMEERNMIGNELHDSLAQALVGMRLQTKMLGETLFKKDVRAAQSEVRRLNTAIDEAHTSLRELLSNFRSRMDERGLIYAVQDLVYNFKQETGINTYLHTGDIKDHAGLTPAQEFQAYRITQEALANIKKHSNACNVRILFNRQGDDGCTILIEDDGLGFSDEQGSSGPGEHIGLSVMKERADALGGELEIESEAGEGTRIILHIPQASQILSGT; from the coding sequence ATGAACTCAGAAACAACACTCCATCAGAGTAAAATTAGCGAAAGCACCCCTTTCGTCCCTGACGACACGCTGGGTGCCCGATCGGCAAATATCGTCGTCAGTACACTCTCCCGCAATCGCCTGCTCGTCCCTATTCTCGGCCTGCTGGTGACGCTGCTGCTGTTTGCTGCCACCACCTTCATCGGCCTGTTCATGCCAGATCAGGCCCAGGTCGTTTTTGTCAGCCAACTTCTGTTACTCATCTGTGGGCTGTTTCTGCTCGCCTACACCGTTTACCGTATCAGGCAACAAATGCTCAAACCGATTGCTGGCCTGCGTAATTGGTCACAACGGATCCGGGCTGGTGACCTGACGACTCACATCGATCTACCGCCTCCTGGCGAGTTCGCCAGTGTGATACAGGACATTAATCGCCTGACCGAGGAACTGCATATTCTCACTGAAGAGATGGATCAACGCGTCAGGGAACAAACCGCTCATATCGCCAACAAATCCCGATCGCTGGAAATCCTCTACGATATCACCACCAGTCTCAGTTCCACAGGCAGCCTGGATGAGTTACTCGAGCAATTTCTCGATACCCTGATGACACTGGTTGATGCCAATGCGGCCAGTGTCCGCCTTGTCGATGGCCTGCAAACCCGGCTGGTCGCGAGTCGTGGCATGACAAAGCAAATCCGTGAAGAGGATCAACTGGTTGATATGAACCGTTGCCTGTGCGGCCGCATAAGTCAACATGGAGGCCTGGGCATTCAAAAAGGTATTGAGGCCTGCAACCAGTTCCTCTCCTGCCCTGTGGTTAAGGGTACATGTAGTGAAATGGTCGTGGTTCCCTTGCAATATCAAGACCGTATCCTCGGTGTCTATAACCTGTTTCTTGAACGCCCTAGCAGCGAGCTGGGCAAGGATGCACGTGACCTGCTGAATTCCATTGGCAAACACCTCGGCCTTGCCATTGCCAAATCACGGCTTGACATTAATGCCCGCCGCCTTGCCATCATGGAAGAGCGTAATATGATAGGTAACGAGTTACATGATTCCCTTGCACAGGCCCTGGTTGGCATGCGCCTGCAAACCAAAATGCTCGGCGAGACCTTATTCAAAAAGGATGTACGTGCTGCACAGAGTGAGGTACGCCGCCTGAATACTGCTATTGACGAGGCCCATACCAGCCTTCGTGAATTGTTATCCAATTTTCGTTCTCGTATGGATGAACGAGGCCTTATCTACGCGGTACAGGATCTGGTTTATAATTTTAAGCAGGAAACCGGCATAAATACCTACCTGCATACAGGCGATATCAAGGACCATGCCGGCCTAACACCCGCGCAGGAATTTCAGGCCTACCGCATTACCCAGGAAGCACTGGCAAATATCAAAAAACACAGTAATGCCTGCAACGTCCGCATCCTGTTTAACCGACAAGGTGACGACGGCTGTACAATACTTATCGAGGATGATGGTCTCGGGTTTAGTGATGAACAGGGAAGTTCAGGTCCTGGTGAACATATCGGTCTGTCTGTGATGAAGGAACGCGCAGATGCACTGGGTGGGGAACTTGAAATTGAGAGCGAAGCTGGCGAAGGGACACGGATTATCCTGCATATCCCACAGGCCAGCCAAATACTCTCCGGAACATAG
- a CDS encoding response regulator: protein MRVLLIDDHALVRRGLEELLTSRGIEIVGSAGNGEDGIDLAVSLQPDIILLDIKMPGMNGLDTLSRLRELEINIPVLMLSMSRDEDDLARALREGARGYLLKDMNPDELIPALNDALTGQNVVAKELVGSLTNIIQGKPAEQEKIEPATPLSELTPREQEILEHIAEGESNKVIARNLGISDGTVKLHVKAILRKLGVHSRVEAAVIAVEHGYRQAGK from the coding sequence TTGCGCGTATTACTTATTGATGATCATGCCCTCGTCCGCAGAGGACTTGAAGAACTTCTGACAAGCCGTGGCATTGAAATAGTCGGTTCTGCAGGAAATGGCGAGGATGGCATCGATTTGGCTGTTTCACTACAACCTGACATTATCCTGCTCGACATAAAAATGCCTGGCATGAACGGTCTTGATACCTTATCCCGCTTGCGTGAGCTGGAAATCAATATCCCGGTTCTGATGCTGAGCATGAGTCGCGATGAGGATGACCTCGCCCGTGCCTTACGTGAAGGTGCGCGCGGATACTTATTAAAGGATATGAACCCGGATGAGCTCATCCCCGCCCTGAATGATGCCTTGACCGGGCAAAACGTTGTCGCCAAAGAGCTCGTTGGCTCGCTAACCAATATAATCCAGGGCAAACCGGCTGAGCAGGAGAAAATCGAACCTGCCACCCCTCTCTCCGAACTCACCCCACGTGAACAGGAGATCCTTGAGCATATCGCGGAAGGTGAAAGTAACAAGGTCATTGCCCGAAATCTGGGTATCTCCGATGGCACAGTCAAACTCCATGTTAAGGCAATTCTGCGAAAACTCGGTGTACATTCGCGTGTCGAGGCCGCCGTTATCGCAGTTGAACATGGCTACCGTCAAGCCGGTAAATAA
- a CDS encoding rhodanese-like domain-containing protein: MKTFNTLVSEYSQQITEIMPWDLEEKLASDKPPLLLDIREPYEFDSMRIKDSINVPRGILETACEYDFEETVPELVEARDKEIVVICRSGNRSVFAAHVMQLMGYTQVSSLKTGLRGWNDYEQPLINAAGKVDIDDAEEYFTPKLRPEQLQPTK, encoded by the coding sequence ATGAAAACATTTAATACCCTGGTCAGCGAATATTCTCAACAAATTACTGAAATTATGCCCTGGGACCTTGAAGAAAAGCTCGCGTCAGACAAGCCGCCTCTCCTGCTGGATATACGTGAACCCTACGAATTTGATTCCATGCGCATCAAGGACTCGATCAACGTGCCACGTGGCATTCTTGAAACCGCCTGTGAATACGATTTTGAAGAAACCGTACCGGAGCTTGTCGAGGCCCGTGACAAAGAGATCGTGGTCATCTGTCGTTCCGGTAACCGTAGTGTGTTTGCCGCGCATGTCATGCAACTCATGGGTTATACACAGGTCAGTTCCCTGAAAACCGGCTTGCGTGGCTGGAATGACTACGAACAGCCACTTATTAATGCCGCCGGAAAGGTCGACATTGACGATGCCGAAGAGTATTTCACGCCGAAATTGCGCCCAGAGCAGCTGCAACCGACTAAATAA
- a CDS encoding EAL domain-containing protein, protein MPSSILKKILVIDDDSITRKALVKILNNAGYEIFEADNGNLAINMFKIHTPDLILLDVVMPGMNGYEVCAKLRLLIDYHNLPILMLTGLTDAESVNKAFNAGATDYITKPINWTLLEQRVRYAIRATDMHRSLQTNKAKLEQAQHIAKIGYWEIQLDSNEVVCSSELMQLLNLNKSLNNRPIEKFLKMVHPDDFDRLQKTFINSINNAKPFQIEHRIIRNDGKEMHVQQQTEIIFDINNNPISIIGTLQDISEIKSAKDLISYQQYYDSLTDLPNRKSFMVHSKNVIDGPDHRNEIIVTCLIGVDKLKIINETLGHDAADEVILAYTQRLKTLNSGNNIYISRYKDDSFALLATAIMDYLQVNDLITQITALSKKPIWLGEHEIHISTSIGLSLFPLDNDDFDIILKGAENALNRARDNGGAQAVYYSEKMNRKARARMDIERDIRKGLERDEFVIYYQPQIDIHSGLVSGMEALVRWMHPVKGIILPPAFISVAEESGLIKQLGNVVLRKSCQQTAVWNRRGLGGLRVGVNLSPKQLLNKDFQNEVVSAIKDSGLPPSLLDLEITESMAVKNIKNVIASLKQFQDIGVTISMDDFGTGYSALSYIRQLPINIIKIDRSFVKDIGAGDDGSIAKAVIAMAHSLGKTVIAEGVETEVQLDFMFENGCEEIQGFYFSQPLPADEFEKFVIQHNTLQTRQHSN, encoded by the coding sequence ATGCCATCATCCATATTAAAAAAGATTCTCGTCATAGATGATGACTCAATCACACGCAAGGCACTGGTCAAGATCCTGAATAATGCCGGCTATGAGATCTTTGAAGCCGACAACGGCAACCTCGCCATTAATATGTTTAAGATCCATACGCCTGACCTCATCCTATTGGATGTGGTAATGCCAGGCATGAATGGTTATGAAGTCTGCGCAAAACTCCGCTTACTCATTGATTATCATAACCTACCTATTTTGATGCTGACTGGGCTAACTGATGCCGAGTCAGTAAACAAGGCCTTCAATGCCGGTGCCACTGATTATATAACCAAACCCATCAATTGGACATTACTCGAGCAACGTGTGCGCTATGCGATACGTGCTACAGATATGCACCGAAGCCTACAGACAAACAAGGCAAAACTTGAACAGGCCCAGCATATTGCCAAAATAGGTTACTGGGAGATACAGCTTGATAGCAATGAGGTGGTTTGCTCCTCAGAGCTTATGCAACTCCTAAACTTGAACAAGAGCCTAAACAATAGACCCATAGAAAAATTCCTGAAGATGGTACACCCTGATGATTTCGACAGGCTGCAAAAAACATTTATTAACTCAATAAATAATGCTAAGCCATTTCAAATTGAGCATCGCATTATCCGCAATGACGGTAAAGAGATGCATGTCCAGCAACAGACAGAGATTATTTTCGATATCAATAATAATCCCATCAGCATAATTGGCACGCTACAGGATATTTCTGAGATTAAGAGCGCCAAGGACTTAATCAGTTATCAGCAATATTATGACAGCCTGACAGACCTGCCTAATCGAAAATCCTTTATGGTACATTCAAAAAATGTCATAGATGGACCTGACCACCGTAATGAGATTATTGTTACTTGTCTGATTGGTGTTGATAAGTTAAAGATAATTAATGAGACCCTTGGCCATGATGCCGCAGACGAGGTTATTCTCGCCTATACACAGCGCCTTAAAACACTGAATTCTGGCAACAATATCTACATTTCACGCTATAAGGACGACAGCTTTGCCTTACTGGCAACGGCTATTATGGATTATTTACAAGTGAACGATCTTATTACACAAATTACTGCATTGAGCAAAAAACCCATCTGGCTAGGTGAACATGAAATACACATCAGCACCAGCATAGGTTTGAGCCTGTTCCCGCTCGATAACGATGACTTTGATATTATTCTCAAAGGCGCTGAAAATGCGCTCAATCGTGCCCGCGACAACGGCGGCGCACAAGCAGTTTACTATAGTGAAAAAATGAACCGTAAAGCCCGCGCGCGCATGGACATCGAACGTGATATACGTAAAGGTCTGGAGCGCGATGAGTTTGTTATCTATTACCAACCGCAAATCGATATACATAGCGGCCTCGTCTCAGGAATGGAGGCCCTGGTGCGCTGGATGCACCCGGTAAAAGGTATCATCTTGCCACCCGCCTTCATCTCTGTTGCTGAAGAGAGCGGCCTGATTAAACAACTCGGTAATGTCGTTCTAAGAAAGTCCTGCCAACAGACAGCAGTATGGAATAGAAGGGGTCTTGGTGGTCTGCGTGTTGGAGTTAACCTCTCGCCTAAACAATTGCTCAACAAAGATTTTCAGAATGAGGTCGTCAGTGCCATTAAAGACAGTGGCCTGCCACCTTCCCTGCTTGATCTGGAGATCACCGAGAGTATGGCTGTGAAGAATATCAAGAACGTAATCGCATCTCTGAAACAATTTCAGGATATTGGTGTTACCATCTCCATGGATGATTTCGGTACGGGCTATTCAGCGCTCAGTTATATTCGTCAGTTACCGATCAATATTATCAAGATCGACCGCTCCTTCGTCAAAGATATCGGTGCCGGAGATGATGGCTCCATCGCCAAGGCAGTTATTGCTATGGCTCACAGCCTGGGAAAAACCGTTATTGCGGAAGGGGTTGAAACCGAGGTCCAGCTGGACTTTATGTTCGAAAATGGCTGTGAAGAAATACAGGGCTTTTATTTCAGTCAGCCACTACCCGCCGATGAATTCGAAAAGTTTGTCATTCAGCACAATACTTTACAGACCCGGCAACACTCCAACTAG
- the cysG gene encoding siroheme synthase CysG, which produces MDFLPVFMQLNGRDCLVVGGGEVASRKAALLIDAGATVHVRAPVLSASLQDSLAASRIQHRTGQFEATDVKGMTLVIAATDDATVNTAVHAAATAQQTPVNVVDDPDLCTFIMPSIVDRSPVIAAVSTGGSSPVLARMIRSRLETMIPSAYGRLAKMTADFREKVKARFDKPSDRRLFWERILQGSVAEMVFAGRDAEAEKIIQQTLDAPDAMQQEVGEVYLVGGGPGDPDLLTFRALRLMQQADVIVHDRLVSKEVLDLSRRDAERIYVGKERAYHAVPQEDINQLLVRLAKEGKRVCRLKGGDPFIFGRGGEEIDTLAEEGIPFQVVPGITAAAGASSYTGIPLTHRDYSQSVVFATGHLKDGTINLNWPALAQPNQTVVFYMGLVGIGTICAKLIEHGMPADTPIALVQKATTPEQRLFTGDLASMPAVVERENIKAPTLIIVGNVIKLHEKLNWYDESAYWGVESA; this is translated from the coding sequence ATGGATTTTTTACCGGTATTCATGCAGTTAAACGGACGCGATTGTCTCGTCGTCGGCGGCGGTGAAGTCGCCTCGCGCAAGGCCGCCTTGTTGATCGATGCGGGTGCCACGGTCCACGTGCGTGCCCCGGTTTTATCCGCTAGCCTGCAGGACAGCCTGGCCGCGAGCCGCATCCAGCACCGTACTGGCCAGTTTGAGGCCACAGATGTAAAGGGCATGACCCTGGTGATCGCCGCCACCGATGATGCCACTGTCAACACCGCTGTCCATGCCGCTGCCACCGCTCAGCAGACCCCGGTCAATGTCGTCGATGACCCGGACCTGTGTACCTTTATCATGCCATCGATTGTTGACCGCTCGCCCGTGATCGCGGCCGTCTCTACCGGCGGTTCTTCACCGGTACTGGCACGTATGATCCGTTCGCGTCTGGAGACCATGATCCCGAGTGCCTATGGCCGTCTGGCCAAGATGACAGCCGACTTTCGTGAGAAGGTGAAGGCCCGTTTTGACAAGCCCAGTGACCGTCGCCTGTTCTGGGAGCGTATCCTGCAGGGCTCAGTGGCCGAGATGGTATTTGCCGGTCGTGATGCCGAGGCCGAGAAGATCATTCAACAGACACTCGATGCCCCGGATGCCATGCAGCAGGAGGTCGGCGAGGTCTATCTGGTAGGTGGTGGCCCGGGTGATCCGGACCTGCTGACTTTCCGTGCCCTGCGGCTGATGCAACAGGCCGATGTCATCGTGCATGACCGCCTGGTGTCGAAAGAGGTGCTGGACTTGTCGCGCCGTGATGCCGAGCGTATCTACGTCGGTAAGGAGCGTGCCTATCACGCTGTGCCGCAGGAAGATATTAATCAGTTGTTGGTGCGCCTGGCCAAAGAGGGTAAGCGTGTTTGTCGCCTGAAGGGTGGTGATCCGTTTATCTTCGGCCGTGGCGGTGAGGAAATCGATACCCTGGCCGAAGAGGGTATCCCTTTCCAGGTGGTGCCGGGTATTACCGCCGCCGCCGGTGCCTCGTCTTATACCGGTATCCCGCTGACCCACCGCGACTACTCGCAGTCTGTGGTGTTTGCCACCGGCCATCTGAAAGACGGCACGATCAACCTGAACTGGCCGGCATTGGCGCAACCAAACCAGACCGTAGTGTTTTATATGGGGCTGGTAGGCATCGGTACCATTTGTGCCAAGCTGATCGAACACGGTATGCCGGCTGATACGCCGATCGCGCTGGTGCAGAAGGCGACAACGCCGGAACAGCGGCTATTTACCGGAGATCTCGCCAGCATGCCGGCTGTGGTCGAGCGTGAGAATATCAAGGCGCCTACGCTGATCATTGTCGGCAATGTCATCAAGCTGCATGAAAAACTGAACTGGTATGATGAGTCTGCTTATTGGGGCGTCGAGAGTGCCTAG
- the serS gene encoding serine--tRNA ligase has translation MLDPQLLRNDLPATAAKLARRGFTLDVEALQALEAERKAVQVATQELQNERNTRSKSIGLAKAAGEDIQPLLDEVAELGDKLKAAETELSEIQTQLNAILLGIPNILSDEVPDGKDEDDNVELRRVGEPTTLDFEPKDHVDLGAGLGMMDFEVATKLTGSRFSYMNGPLASMHRALTQFMLDTHSREHGYAEVYVPYLVNSDSLHGTGQLPKFGDDLFALKGEQEYYLIPTAEVPVTNIVRDEILEPAQLPMKFVAHTPCFRSEAGSYGKDTRGMIRQHQFEKVEMVQIVQPDKSWQALEELTGHAEVILQKLGLPYRVMALCAGDVGFSAAMTYDLEVWLPGQGKYREISSCSNFLDFQARRLQARCRVPEQKKPALVHTVNGSGLAVGRTLVAVMENYQQADGSIVVPEALRGYMGGLECISV, from the coding sequence ATGCTGGACCCACAATTACTCAGAAACGATTTACCGGCCACCGCCGCGAAACTGGCACGGCGTGGTTTTACGCTGGATGTTGAGGCCTTGCAGGCACTGGAGGCCGAACGCAAGGCCGTGCAGGTTGCGACCCAGGAATTGCAAAACGAGCGCAACACCCGTTCCAAGTCAATCGGCTTGGCCAAGGCCGCCGGTGAGGATATCCAGCCCCTGCTCGATGAGGTGGCGGAACTCGGTGACAAGCTCAAGGCCGCCGAGACGGAATTATCTGAGATCCAGACCCAGTTAAATGCCATCCTGCTTGGTATCCCTAACATTCTCAGTGACGAGGTGCCGGATGGCAAGGACGAAGACGACAATGTCGAACTGCGCCGTGTCGGTGAACCGACCACGTTGGATTTTGAGCCGAAGGACCACGTTGACCTCGGTGCCGGCCTTGGCATGATGGACTTCGAGGTCGCGACCAAGCTGACCGGTTCACGTTTTAGCTACATGAACGGCCCGCTGGCTAGCATGCACCGCGCCTTGACCCAGTTTATGCTTGACACGCACAGCCGTGAGCACGGCTATGCCGAGGTTTACGTGCCGTACCTGGTCAATAGTGACAGCCTGCACGGTACCGGCCAGTTGCCGAAGTTTGGTGATGACCTGTTCGCTCTGAAGGGTGAGCAGGAGTATTACCTGATCCCGACCGCCGAGGTACCGGTGACCAACATCGTCCGTGACGAGATCCTCGAACCGGCACAACTGCCAATGAAATTCGTCGCCCACACGCCGTGCTTTCGCAGCGAGGCCGGCTCCTACGGCAAAGACACGCGCGGCATGATCCGCCAGCACCAGTTCGAGAAGGTCGAGATGGTGCAAATCGTGCAGCCGGACAAGTCCTGGCAGGCGCTCGAGGAGCTGACCGGTCATGCCGAGGTCATCCTGCAGAAACTCGGCCTGCCATACCGTGTCATGGCCCTGTGTGCCGGCGATGTCGGGTTTTCCGCAGCCATGACCTATGACCTCGAGGTCTGGCTGCCGGGGCAGGGCAAGTACCGCGAGATATCGTCTTGTAGCAACTTCCTCGACTTCCAGGCCCGCCGCCTGCAGGCCCGCTGTCGCGTGCCGGAGCAGAAGAAACCGGCCCTCGTCCACACGGTTAATGGCTCAGGACTGGCCGTGGGCCGGACCCTGGTCGCGGTGATGGAGAATTACCAGCAGGCCGATGGCAGCATTGTCGTGCCCGAGGCCTTGCGCGGCTATATGGGTGGTCTGGAGTGCATCAGCGTATAA
- a CDS encoding DUF190 domain-containing protein, with translation MGAINVTMVRIYLTEADAQLTPLLARLHDEEQVKGVTAFRGIAGFGASGKMHSSSLLDLSLNLPVVVEFFDAPAKVEKIIQHLSAEVGAGHIVHWSAQVNA, from the coding sequence ATGGGCGCAATAAACGTTACAATGGTACGAATTTACCTGACTGAAGCCGATGCGCAATTAACACCCTTGCTGGCGCGGTTGCATGACGAGGAACAGGTTAAGGGCGTCACGGCATTCCGTGGTATTGCTGGCTTTGGTGCCTCCGGCAAAATGCATTCGTCTTCATTACTGGATTTGTCACTGAATTTACCCGTAGTGGTCGAGTTCTTTGATGCACCGGCAAAAGTAGAGAAAATTATTCAACACCTCTCGGCGGAGGTTGGCGCGGGGCATATCGTGCACTGGTCCGCGCAAGTCAACGCCTGA